CAGAAGGCAGTTGTTCTGAGTATTTATTCCATGATGCTTTGAAACCTGAAGTGTATCTGTAGGACTGGCACCGCTGTAAGAAAGCCCTTTATGAGGTCATCATCCCCACTTGCCATCTCTCCCCAGATGCAGACATGCAAGCTTTTAAAAACAGTTGAgaagccaccatgcctcgctttGCAAGCCCTCTTTTAAGAAACGTCATTATCAGAAGTCAATTTGATGGCATCAAGAGGAAGCAATGCCTCCAGTATCTGAAAACACTGAGAACACTGCAGTATGATGGATTTAAGACTGTATATTTGGGGGAAACCAATATCTCAGAAAGTCTAGTAACTGGGGAAGATATTAGTGATGGATATTTCATACAAACTCCAACTTGGTGTATTGTGCACGCTGCGGGTAGTCAAGGATGGGTGCCTTGGAAATATCGGATGTTCCTAAGAGATGAGCTGTGTATCAAACAAGAAGACAGCCtcttctctgagttctgtgatgTGGTGAGGAAGGCCTATGGAAAGTGTGTCATCGTGGTCAAAGAGAGAAGACAGCAGGAAGAGCAGAGGccaaaggaagacagagaggcTGAGGGCCAGTTCTATATCCCTACAGTCATTAACTTAGCAAGCATTGCGTGTTGCCCAGAGGTGGCTAAGTCCTATGGCCATGAACTactctctctgccttccccttGTAATTATTTGAACCCTTTAGACTCAGCCTGGTCTTCTCTGAAATGGTTTATCATCAATAACAGAAAAGAGTTTTGTTTGCAGTCCATTGACAGTGTCTATTCTTACGAATGTATACTTTTCAGCAGTTTAATTAGCAAAGGAATTGAAAGGATAAACCCAAGCAAGTGGAGAACATTAACTAGCAAAGTACGGAGATGGGAAAACTACTATCTTGGGAAATTTTCCTAAGGGCGATTCCTCCGACAAGCAGTGAGGCTGCTACATGTCTGGTCTTTACTGTCAACTCTGTTGAGATGTATTCTACACCACTGCAGCCAAAGATACTTCAACAGCGACCCCACAGGGGTGCTGCGAGAACTTAACTTGTTCCTAAGGATGTTGGCAAGCACTTTGAGTTTACTAGAAGTTTCACTAAAATGTATTGGTAAGATAGGGGTCTCGACTCTTATCTTGTGAAGGCTGCTTTGAAGGCTTTGTCAAGGGGAGGATTAGTCTAACCCAGCCCAAAGGAGGATGGCGGTAAGCAGGGGTGAGCAGGCTGATAGGTTGTGTGGTCAAAATTTAGgtctgagaaaaaaagagaaccagTGTGCAGTCATCCCACAAAAAGCCCAAATTAAATAGCGTGCCAACCAGTTTCCACCCACCAAAGTCACCCACAGGCATCCAGCTTGCCATGTGTGAGGTATTGTCCAGATGGTCACCAAGCAAGACTCCCTCCTGCCGattatccttccttccttgttgGCAAAGTGGTGGAGGATGAGTGAGAGGCATCCGCGGAGGGGAGACTCCATCCGGACCCTCCAAGGGGAGTAGGTGGTCCCAATTAGGACCTGGAAAGTTATGACAGTGGTGGGTTCAAGTGGGCTATGGTGGGCAAAGGGGTGGCATGCATGGGGGTCTGCAGAGACCACTTATTCAGCCAATCTCCCCACCAACTCCAAGAAGCCCAGCAGGTCATTAGACTGTGCCGTGGAGTTTCATCTCGAAACCCTGTAGCTGAGCCACTTGCAGCTGGGACAACACCCCCCATGTAGGTTTGGGGCTGCTGCCGATGTCTGTTGTAAGAATTTGTCgttgtctttttcacttttatagAAAAAGTCTTGACCTCCATTaaacatatcataaaattcactcttGGTTATGTATATTCGGACAGTAATTTTAGAGGTAATCATTCTGAGGCgtgtaaaaagaataatttatggctgggcacaatagctcgcacttgtaatcccagcactttgggaggccgaggcaggaggactgcttgaggtcacaagttcaagaccagcctgggcaacatagcaagacctcatctctacaaaaatacttaaaaatagctgggctaAGTGGCATGCATCTAtcgtcctagctacttgggaggctgagggaagaggatcacttgagccagaagtTGGAGACTACAGTGACCTATGTTtgtctactgcactccagcctgggtgacaaagtgaaactctgtctctaaaagaaaagaaaaaaaaaaaaaaccttgtaaaCTTATATGGGATGCTGATAGcggtggtgggtggtggggcaCCCACTCAATTCAATCAATTCTGCATGAATCCAAAAAATGGCTGTAAAAAATaagatctttgaaaaaaaaattatgaacatttctggactgggcacagtggcttatgcctgtaatcctagcaatttgggagccCAAAGTGAaagaattacttgagctcagaagtttgaggccagcaacatggcgaaacctcatctccacaaaaaataccaaaattcgctgggcatggtggtgcacacctatggtcccagttgctcaggagactgaggtgggagaatcacttgagccctgggaggcggaggttgcactgagcagagatcgcgccactgcactccaacctgggtcagaccctgtctcaaaaagaaaagaaaagaaaagagagagagagagagagagaaagaatttctACCCAGAATTTCCTGACAGCCAAGTGCAGAAGGCATCCCATTCTTTGCTTGCCTTCTTTCCCTCCTGAATCTCCCTGTATTATTCAGAAAGGCTTTGTCAGATGAAGGCGAATGTTCAGTGCTTTTCAGCAACTAAGTGGTGGACTTCCGCAGCATTTTGTCATGGTTACACAGGGAATCCTGGTAACATTTTTCCTGGAGATTAATCACACCTCAAACAGCTGACCACTCAGAACTACAAAGTTTCCACTGCTGCAGGCCTCACTTGACAGTCAACAGTGCTATATTAGTTTGTCGTGGCTGTTGAAACAAATTACCACAGgcttggtgacttaaaacaacagaaattaaacCAGGTATAGTGGCTGTGGttgcagctgctcaggaggctgaggcaggaggatcgcttgcgcCTAgaagttggaggctacagtgagctctgatcacaccactgcactccagcctgggtgatagagtgagaccctgtctcagaaagaaagagagagggagaagggagaaaggaggggggcgaaggaggagggggaggggagagagagaaagaagaaagagagaagaaggaaagaaaggaaggagagaagaggaggagagggaagggggaggggaatggaggggagaggagggggaggggagaggaggggggaggggagaggaggggggaggaggggagagtggagaggagggaagggaaggatagaagggagggaggggagagaaggggagggaagggaggggagggcagggggagggaggagaggggagggaagtgggccaggcacggtggctgggtggctcatgcctgtaatcctagcactttgggagcccaaggttgGAGAAGCCTGACctctacttgaggtcaggagttggagacctgcctggccaacatggtgaaactccatctgtttttttttttttttttttgagacagagtcttgctctgtcgcccaggctggagtgcagtggccggatctcagctcactgcaagctccgcctcccaggttcacaccattctcctgcctcagcctcccgagtagctgggactacaggcgccgccaccactcccggctaattttttgtatttttagtagagacggggtttcactgtgttagccaggatggtctcgatctcctgacctcgtgatctgcccacctcggcctaccaaagtgctgggattacaggcgtgagccaccgcgcctggcatgaaactccatctctactaaaaatacaaaaattcgccgggtgtggtggtgggcgcctgtaatcccagctatttgggagactgaggaaggaaaatcacttgaacccaggaggcagaggttgcagtgaaccaagatcacaacACCACATTCCTgcccaggcaacaaagcaagactccatctcaaaaaaaaaaaaaaaaaaaaaaaaaatagagagaaagaaaataaaaagcatacgACAGGACAGACAAGACAGCCAAAGGCAAGCTGTTGGCAGGGCAGCACTCTCTCCAGAGGCTCCAGGGAGGACCTGTTTCTTGCCTCTTTCAGCTTTTGGTGGCCACTGGCATTCCTGGGCTTGTGGCCACACCACTTTCTCATCCTGTGTCAAAtccccctctgcctccctgttaCAAGGACACCTGAgattgcatttagggcccacctgagTAATCTAAAACCATCTCCACATCTCAAAATCCTTGACTTGGTTACATATGCAGACCTTTTTCCATATAAAGAGCAACATTCATAGGTTCCAGGGAACAGAACCTTGATATCTTTGGTGGCCACTATTCAGCAAGCCACAGGTGCTAaaggaagtcttgctctgtcaataGAAATATTGCATTTCTCATTGGCAATTAACCTGGTGAAACAGCTCCTATTGTGTAGTATATTTGTGAGGTCTTTTTCCCTCAGGATTTCATGTACATTTTAGGATTTAAGTTCCTTGAGAGCAAACCATGGTACTCAAACTTCCCTGGTCACTTCAATGTGCTCTCATTGTGCCAGCCCATGTGTGGGTGGCCTGAGTTTTGGGAGATGAGTGGGTTTTGCCCTACATCCCATTTTATGCCACACCTCCCAGGGTTCTGGAATAATAGGCACCAACAGCTACACTCGGTGTGTAGCACCAACagtgctgggcgcggtggctcactcctgtaaccccagcactttgggaggccgaggtgggcggatcatttgaggtaaggggtttgagaccagcctgaccaacatggtaaaaccccatctctactaaaatacaaaaattagccaagtgtgatggcgagcacctgtaatctcagctactcagggggctgaggcaggagaatcacttgaaccctggaggtggacgttgcagtgagccaagattgtgccactgcactccagcctgggcgacagagcaagactccctctcaaaaaaaaaaaaaaaaaaaaaaaaaagatgtggaaaactgaggcacagagaatcaACCCAGAATTCACACTTAGAGCCATTATTCATGCTGCCTCGCCACTAACACACAactattataatttaatttaattctcttaatcctgtcagttgttttacaaataaggaaactaggCGCTGGCAAGGCACCAGGGCTGTGAGATTCTGAAGCCTGTGCTCCTCACCACCGTGAGTTAAAGCTCAGTTATTGAAGCTGagcttttcctttttcacccccATCATTTCTACGTTGCAAGGCTCACCTCTGACCTCAGATGAGACAGCAGTCGCCAAAATGGCCAACTCCCCCTGGACaccagaaaattttatttcaacataatATTAAAGAGGAGACAGAATATCTTTTAAATACACAATATTTTGCAGCGATAAAAAAAGGAATGTGTTTAGGTTAACAGCTAAAGATAAACCAACAGGagctatttttgtttgaaaactaAAGCAATTTAATAAAACAGATTTAGAGTTCTATTCCTTTGAGGCCTTGTAAAActattagaaaagaggaaagaaggatcAAAAGCACTACGCTTtaatgtgaaattttgttacataaGATTGTATTCATAATTAAGAAATGTTGCTTTATACTAAACCTGAAAACTTCCCAtagaaagtaacagaaaattcACCGGGCTTTTGGAATTGGATGGACCTAGTTGGAATCTTGAGTTTCTAGCTTCGTAGCTATATGTTCTGGATAAGTTGCTTTACTTCCTTGAGGCTCAATCAACTCCTTAATAAAATACAGTGGGACTTTAAAAATCCCAtaacctggccgggtgcagtggctcacacctgtaatcccaacactttaggaggccaaggtgggcagatcacttgaggttgggagtgcgagaccagcctggccaacatggcaaaaacccatctctactaaaaatacaaaaattagcctggcatggtggcacatgcctgtaatcccagctactcaggaggctgaggcagaagaattgcttgaacccaggaggcagaggttgcagtgagccgagatcgtgccactgcactccagcctggatgacagagcaagactctgtctcaaacaaacaaacaaacaaacaaaacaaaacatcacatAACCTGCGCCAAGCCACTGCATCATGTCTGGCACCCACTGAGTGAGTGGTCCATGCTAAGGTCGAAGCAAACATATCCACAATTAGACCTATCATCactgatctcatttcttttacattctttgagaaaaacttttgttcctttttatcaCTGGCATCTAATGAGAGTAGACACATCTTAAGATACTTTGATCAGAGGAAACTTTGTTCTCTGGCATTTCCTTTAAGACCATCTGCAATATCTGCAATTGGTTAGGGAATTAATAATAAGAAGAGGTTTCTTCTGGTGGGAGTGGGACAGGACGGCTGGTGAGGACAGCCCACAGTCTCTTTGGGAGCAACCGTATTTAGAGCACTGTATTTAGTCAAGAGCGGGTGACCACAAGCAGCAACGCTGAGCTGAGCCACGTATCTCTAGACATGTCCACTAGAAGAGAGCTCCTGATGTTGGTGGCGCTATTCTCCTTCTGAGTGGTTGGCTGATGGAACATCCCATCCTCTCTGACCTTTCCCATCACTAACACCCACAGCCCCTCTCCCTCCCATGGACCAAGGTGGAGGTACATTAGGAAACAGTGCTGTCCCTAGAAGGAGCCAAGAGGTAAATTAGCAAATGGGGTTCGTTGGCCATTGGCTCAATCCAATTGGGTTGGATGGAGCCCCTGCCTGGCCAACTGGTGGCTGAGTTGCCCACCCAGGCAGTATACACCCTTCCATTTGTGATTGTGCTGCCACGTGCAAACCATCTTTACATGCTTGACCTCATTCAGTTCAGATGAACACTGTACAGTAGGGAGGGCAGTGATCATTGAGCTCATTTTACAAAGGCCAGGCTGGGGTCTAACCTGTACCTAACCACGTACATAACAGTAGTAACAGGAGGGTCAGGACCAGAATCCAAGTCTTCCTATCAGGAAGCCCTTGAGCCCATCTCTATCTGGCTCCATGTTTCAGCTAAAACTGGTGAATTATGAATAGATCACAGAGATGCCAACGAAATAGAAGCtacaccaccactaccaccaccaccaaaaataaGAAGTATCAAGGTATCAGTTCAGGGGTGAAATAATGGATCCATAGTCATTGAGAGCCCAGGATCCTATCTTTTTACTCCATTGTCCTAGACTTGGTTCAGGTCTCAGACACCTCTGAGTCCAAAGTGGCTGTGGAACAAGCCATTGCATTAGTATTCCAGCAgccaaaaaggagaaagggaggaagaagggcccatcctgtcccttttaaggatCCTTCCAGCAATGCTGGCCTCTGTCACCATCATGTCACTGACGCTGACGTCTTGACGTCTTGAAGATTTTATGTCCCAGACTTCGAAGTACAAGAACTCTCGCTAGTCGTCTCTTTACTTGGCTCAGACTCGACAGCACAGCTGTGAAAAGTCCAGTCTCGGTGAGACCATGAGGGCTggttcctgtctctgcctcccaccagctgggtgaccttaggcagggcctctctgcctcagtttccttatctgcgaAAAGGGGATAATGAAACCATTACCCTccgtggaggctgctgtgagttcTTGGGGAGTAAGGGCTGAAGGATTTGCAGCCGCACACActctctcctgcccctcctcccgcCTACCCCCATGGCTCCTTCCCAGGCCGGGCTCCTGCTGCTTCTCCCTCTACCCACCCTTTACAGCGTAGGTCTCAAAAGAAGGGTCAAGAATTGCCTGGGGATGTTCGTATTACAAATTCCTGGTCCTTCTCCCGTAGGTTCTGATGCACTGGACCTGGAATCCAGCCCAGgagtctgcattttatttttagtttttagtttgttttgttttgacacaaagtctcactcttttacccaggctggggtgcagtggtgcgatctcggctcactgcaacctccacctcccaggttcaagcaattctcctgcctcagcctcccgagtagctgggattacaagcacgcaccaccacgcccagcaaattttttttttttttttttttttagtagagacaaggtttcaccatgttgaccaggctggtctcaaactcctgacctcaggtgatcctcctgcctcggcctcccaaagtgctgggattacaggcatgagccaccacaccaggccagggTCTGCATTTTAAACGGCCTCTCCTGCTTGCTCATGTTTGAGAATCcatcctcctttctcttctcctggaCTCTCCGCCGTCCATCCTCTGGCGTCACTCTGACACAGATGAGGCCTGCACGGGGGAGCTCCCTCACGGTGTGATGGTGGGTGTGTTTCCGGCAGTGGCGCAGGAGCTCTCCAATGTCAGGCCTGGGTACCTGCCACCTCTGCCTGTGGGGCCCGGCACAGAGCAGGGCACTAAGCAAACCTCCAGGAACATTTGTGTACTCAGCTCAGGGTGAGGGAGGGAACTCTAAAGATCCAGGCATCTGGAAGG
Above is a genomic segment from Macaca thibetana thibetana isolate TM-01 chromosome 3, ASM2454274v1, whole genome shotgun sequence containing:
- the C3H21orf140 gene encoding uncharacterized protein C21orf140 homolog, producing the protein MPRFASPLLRNVIIRSQFDGIKRKQCLQYLKTLRTLQYDGFKTVYLGETNISESLVTGEDISDGYFIQTPTWCIVHAAGSQGWVPWKYRMFLRDELCIKQEDSLFSEFCDVVRKAYGKCVIVVKERRQQEEQRPKEDREAEGQFYIPTVINLASIACCPEVAKSYGHELLSLPSPCNYLNPLDSAWSSLKWFIINNRKEFCLQSIDSVYSYECILFSSLISKGIERINPSKWRTLTSKVRRWENYYLGKFS
- the LOC126950963 gene encoding small integral membrane protein 11B-like, coding for MGRREIKKVVSADPHACHPFAHHSPLEPTTVITFQVLIGTTYSPWRVRMESPLRGCLSLILHHFANKEGRIIGRRESCLVTIWTIPHTWQAGCLWVTLVGGNWLARYLIWAFCGMTAHWFSFFLRPKF